A window of the Parabacteroides merdae ATCC 43184 genome harbors these coding sequences:
- a CDS encoding sensor histidine kinase, whose amino-acid sequence MADFDIRDIAALKVKLQIIEKLVLADWILIILSMYYDWGGWITCLIVIQIILYIYKSKLRKQLKQKEYLAKVVEERTIELRIQRDQVLNESKKLSDALDALAKAQDELVRKEKLATVGQLTQGLVDRILNPINYINNFAGLSANLIKDLKENITDQQAIMSKENYADSIEILDMINSNLQKINEHGCNTVRIVKAMEELLKDRHGDVTPTDICNLCKVNVDVIRKQFKEDIENKQIQIELDCPAEPTTAEINIEQMNKVMLNLLKNSLYALLKKLQKKDFTPIINIHVEKRLNGTIFLSIRDNGIGIEDNIKAKIFEPFFTTKPTAEAAGVGLYLCREVILNHQGSIIVKSEKDNFTEFMITIPIYQKSNNNE is encoded by the coding sequence ATGGCAGACTTCGACATTAGAGATATAGCAGCGCTCAAAGTAAAGCTGCAAATCATAGAGAAGCTCGTATTGGCCGACTGGATCTTGATTATCCTGTCGATGTATTACGACTGGGGAGGATGGATCACCTGCCTGATCGTTATTCAAATCATCCTGTATATCTACAAATCGAAACTGCGCAAACAACTGAAACAGAAAGAGTATCTCGCCAAAGTGGTAGAAGAGCGAACAATCGAACTCCGTATCCAGCGCGACCAAGTGCTGAATGAATCCAAGAAACTATCCGACGCCCTCGACGCTCTGGCGAAAGCACAGGACGAACTGGTCCGCAAGGAAAAACTGGCTACTGTCGGACAATTGACGCAAGGGTTGGTCGACCGCATCCTGAACCCGATCAACTACATCAACAACTTTGCCGGCCTTTCCGCCAATCTGATCAAAGACTTGAAAGAAAACATTACGGACCAGCAGGCGATCATGTCAAAAGAGAACTACGCCGACAGCATCGAGATTCTCGATATGATCAACAGCAACTTGCAGAAGATAAACGAACACGGCTGCAACACTGTCCGGATCGTCAAAGCAATGGAAGAATTGTTAAAAGACCGTCACGGCGACGTCACTCCAACGGACATCTGCAACCTCTGCAAAGTGAACGTAGACGTGATCCGCAAGCAGTTCAAAGAAGACATTGAGAATAAGCAGATACAGATAGAACTCGACTGTCCGGCAGAACCCACGACCGCAGAGATCAACATTGAGCAGATGAACAAAGTGATGCTCAACCTACTCAAGAACAGCCTTTACGCATTGCTGAAAAAGTTACAGAAAAAGGACTTCACGCCAATCATCAACATACACGTAGAAAAGAGACTGAACGGGACAATTTTTCTCAGCATCCGCGATAACGGCATCGGCATCGAGGACAACATCAAAGCCAAGATATTCGAACCGTTCTTCACCACGAAGCCCACTGCCGAGGCTGCGGGTGTCGGTTTGTACCTCTGTCGTGAAGTCATCCTGAACCACCAAGGGTCCATCATCGTAAAAAGTGAAAAGGATAACTTTACCGAGTTTATGATTACGATTCCTATTTATCAAAAAAGCAACAACAATGAATGA
- a CDS encoding STAS domain-containing protein yields the protein MKITIENGKETVINLSGQLDTLTSVDLEKEIAPILQGEAQTVVLDGAELTYISSAGLRLLLTLQKGMKNKGGSFRLKNIQNEIMEILNITGFSHILTIE from the coding sequence ATGAAGATAACAATAGAAAACGGGAAAGAAACAGTCATCAATCTTTCCGGACAATTGGATACGTTAACCTCCGTCGATCTTGAAAAAGAGATCGCTCCCATCCTGCAGGGGGAAGCGCAAACGGTAGTGCTCGACGGTGCGGAACTGACCTACATCAGCAGTGCCGGACTCCGCCTGCTCCTTACACTGCAAAAAGGGATGAAGAACAAAGGAGGCTCTTTCCGGCTGAAGAATATTCAGAATGAGATTATGGAAATCCTGAATATCACCGGATTCTCTCACATCCTCACGATCGAATAA
- a CDS encoding sensor histidine kinase, with the protein MNEDSMKELERLRKQISQQEKMASLGLLSAGIAHEIQNPLNFVINFSKLSCKLLQDMEDVLDELESKLSAEVDEEIREIMDDLKSNMCKIEENGNRASSIVRGILLYSRGKDDEYIATDLCQLTKEYVWLSYHAVRANNKSFNVTIIEEYDNTLPLVKVIPQDFSRAVLNLMNNACYAVFSKSKGVAENPYSPTIKVRLAKDSDRVRLVIEDNGPGITKEVKEKLYTPFFTTKPVGEGTGLGLSITKSIIEQKHNGTIEMESEPNEFTRFTITIPIK; encoded by the coding sequence ATGAATGAGGACAGTATGAAAGAGTTAGAACGTCTGAGAAAACAGATCAGCCAACAGGAAAAGATGGCTTCACTCGGACTGTTGAGCGCAGGTATCGCACATGAGATACAGAACCCGCTCAACTTCGTGATCAACTTCAGCAAACTATCATGTAAGTTGCTGCAAGATATGGAAGACGTATTGGACGAACTGGAAAGCAAGCTCTCTGCCGAGGTGGACGAGGAGATTAGGGAAATCATGGACGACCTCAAAAGCAACATGTGCAAGATCGAGGAAAACGGCAACCGGGCATCAAGTATCGTCCGAGGCATCCTGCTCTATTCCCGCGGCAAAGACGATGAATATATAGCGACCGACCTCTGCCAGCTGACAAAAGAATATGTATGGCTTTCCTACCATGCTGTCCGCGCCAATAACAAGAGCTTCAATGTTACCATCATAGAAGAATACGACAATACACTCCCGTTGGTCAAAGTAATCCCGCAGGACTTCAGCCGCGCTGTTCTCAACCTGATGAACAACGCCTGTTATGCTGTCTTCAGCAAATCCAAAGGTGTCGCTGAAAATCCTTATAGTCCGACCATCAAGGTAAGACTGGCAAAAGACAGCGACCGGGTACGGTTGGTTATCGAAGACAACGGCCCGGGAATCACGAAGGAGGTCAAAGAGAAACTTTATACGCCGTTCTTCACCACCAAACCGGTCGGAGAAGGAACCGGTCTCGGCCTCTCTATCACCAAGTCGATCATCGAACAAAAACATAACGGAACGATCGAGATGGAATCGGAGCCGAACGAATTCACCCGTTTCACAATCACCATTCCGATTAAATAA
- a CDS encoding porin family protein, which translates to MRKNIVSICVLALLLVTFSVFGQEDRNKGIINSALIGLEYEVKAGFNIGGTAPIPLPVEIRDITGYNPTMAVAIEGNVTKWFDQEKKWGMRIGIRLDSKGMKTNANVKNYGMEIIGEGGERIKGNWTGYVKTNVKNTYLSFPVLATHQFNRRFSMNLGPYFAYMLEGDFSGNVYDGYLREGDPTGNKVVFADGKNAPYDFSKNLRRFQWGAQLGAEWRAFKHLNVYADLTWGLNDIFQKDFDTITFAMYPIYLNVGFGYAF; encoded by the coding sequence ATGAGAAAGAATATTGTATCAATTTGTGTACTGGCCTTGTTGCTGGTAACGTTTTCGGTTTTTGGACAAGAAGACCGGAATAAGGGAATTATCAATTCTGCATTGATCGGTTTGGAGTATGAGGTAAAAGCCGGCTTTAACATAGGGGGAACGGCTCCGATACCATTGCCCGTTGAGATTCGTGATATAACGGGGTATAATCCTACTATGGCTGTTGCGATAGAGGGGAATGTGACAAAGTGGTTCGATCAAGAAAAAAAATGGGGAATGAGAATCGGTATTCGTTTGGATAGTAAAGGGATGAAAACGAATGCCAATGTGAAAAATTATGGAATGGAAATCATCGGTGAAGGGGGTGAACGCATAAAAGGAAATTGGACTGGATATGTGAAGACTAATGTAAAGAATACATATCTGTCTTTTCCGGTTTTGGCTACTCATCAGTTTAATCGTCGCTTCAGTATGAATCTGGGACCGTATTTTGCCTATATGTTGGAGGGTGATTTTTCCGGAAACGTGTATGATGGTTATTTGCGCGAAGGTGATCCTACCGGTAATAAGGTCGTTTTTGCCGATGGAAAAAATGCCCCTTATGACTTCTCGAAAAACCTTCGCCGCTTCCAATGGGGTGCGCAGTTAGGTGCCGAATGGCGTGCTTTTAAGCATTTGAATGTCTATGCAGACCTGACTTGGGGATTGAATGATATCTTTCAGAAAGATTTCGATACAATTACTTTCGCCATGTATCCGATTTACCTGAACGTCGGTTTCGGCTACGCTTTCTGA
- a CDS encoding Gfo/Idh/MocA family protein, protein MTTRRDFIRQATLLGAGLSMSPFFINATPGSVGANDKIRVGLIGCKGMGFSDLQAFLRNPEVECIALCDIDDEVLNSRAAETQKITGKKVKNLYKDWRKLIDNKDIDVVIVGTPDHWHCLQMVAACEAGKDVYCEKPLGNSIEECNIMVRAAEKYNRVVQVGQWQRSDPHWQDAMAFVHSGQLGKIRTVRVFSYQGWCPSIPVKPDEPVPAGIDYDMWLGPAPKRPFNRNRFHFTFRWFWDYAGGLMTDWGVHLLDYALYGMNVTAPNSIMASGGKFGYPDDACETPDLLQTIYTFDDFTVMWDHAIGIDDGAYGRNHGLGFVGENGTLVVDRSGWEVIPEKVSGKARMEAVPLKKAYGEGGLNLHVKNHLECIKSRNRNCNASIEIGAHIAKFSQLGNIAYRTGKKLTWDGKSFHDAEADKYLCKEYRTPWELPKI, encoded by the coding sequence ATGACAACACGCAGAGATTTTATCCGGCAAGCGACCTTATTAGGAGCCGGACTTTCCATGAGTCCATTCTTTATCAACGCGACTCCTGGAAGTGTAGGAGCGAACGACAAAATACGCGTCGGACTAATTGGCTGTAAAGGAATGGGATTTTCAGACCTACAAGCCTTCCTCCGGAATCCGGAAGTCGAGTGTATCGCATTATGCGACATCGACGACGAAGTTCTCAACAGTCGCGCGGCTGAAACTCAAAAAATCACAGGCAAGAAAGTTAAAAACCTATATAAAGACTGGCGGAAACTGATCGATAACAAAGATATCGACGTTGTCATTGTCGGTACACCCGACCATTGGCACTGCCTGCAGATGGTAGCCGCCTGTGAAGCCGGTAAGGATGTTTATTGCGAAAAGCCGTTAGGCAACAGCATTGAAGAATGTAACATTATGGTTCGCGCCGCCGAGAAATACAACCGGGTTGTACAGGTAGGACAATGGCAACGCAGTGATCCGCACTGGCAGGATGCCATGGCATTCGTACACAGCGGGCAATTAGGCAAGATACGTACCGTCCGCGTGTTCTCGTATCAAGGTTGGTGTCCTTCCATCCCGGTCAAACCGGACGAACCCGTTCCCGCAGGAATCGACTATGACATGTGGCTGGGTCCGGCTCCCAAACGTCCGTTCAACCGTAACCGTTTCCATTTCACCTTCCGCTGGTTTTGGGATTATGCCGGCGGACTGATGACTGATTGGGGTGTGCATCTACTCGACTATGCACTATATGGAATGAACGTTACAGCCCCCAACTCTATCATGGCTTCGGGAGGCAAATTCGGATATCCGGATGACGCCTGCGAAACACCGGACTTGCTTCAAACAATTTATACATTCGATGACTTCACCGTCATGTGGGATCATGCAATCGGTATCGACGACGGAGCTTACGGGCGCAATCACGGCCTGGGATTTGTCGGAGAAAACGGAACACTGGTTGTCGATCGCAGTGGCTGGGAAGTAATCCCCGAAAAGGTAAGCGGCAAAGCCCGCATGGAAGCGGTTCCATTGAAGAAAGCATATGGTGAAGGCGGTTTGAACCTGCATGTCAAGAACCATCTGGAATGTATCAAATCGCGCAACCGCAACTGTAATGCCAGTATCGAAATCGGCGCCCATATCGCCAAGTTCTCCCAATTAGGCAACATCGCCTACCGTACCGGCAAGAAACTGACTTGGGACGGAAAGAGTTTCCATGACGCAGAAGCAGACAAATATTTATGCAAGGAATACAGGACACCTTGGGAGTTACCGAAGATTTAA
- a CDS encoding PCMD domain-containing protein, protein MIRVTYFIVCLLLGITLVSCIRDEALNAEADILTCTVPGDILKRDPIIENNKVVLMVTADADLTHQAPEFTLTPGATISPASGTERDFTTPQFYTVTSEDGNWKKEYQVTYIIAGISSEYHFENVKDYKSSLLKYVYNIFYENDSEGKWVMDWASGNTGFALTGAGTEDPASFPTSSYAEGKMGKCVKLETKSTGDFGSKLGMPIAAGNLFMGTFSVGNALTDPLKATMFGVPFEHIPTYLKGYYKYKAGEVYKDENGNIVKDKKDTWDIYAIFYETDEKTKTLDATNRFDHPNLISIARIDEKDRKETDEWTEFYLPFVTKTGKTVDKDKLKAGKYNVAIVFSSSIEGDYFRGAVGSTLHIDEVELIHAAD, encoded by the coding sequence ATGATTAGAGTAACTTATTTTATTGTATGCCTTTTGCTGGGAATTACGCTGGTTTCGTGTATTCGTGACGAAGCGTTGAATGCAGAAGCGGATATATTGACTTGTACAGTGCCGGGAGATATCTTGAAACGTGATCCAATTATAGAAAATAATAAGGTAGTATTGATGGTAACGGCCGATGCCGATTTGACACATCAGGCACCTGAATTTACATTGACTCCCGGTGCAACCATTTCTCCGGCCAGCGGGACCGAACGTGACTTTACGACTCCGCAATTTTATACGGTAACTTCTGAAGATGGAAATTGGAAGAAAGAATATCAAGTTACTTATATTATTGCCGGAATTAGCTCGGAATATCATTTTGAGAATGTAAAGGATTACAAGAGTTCGCTTTTGAAATATGTTTATAATATTTTCTATGAGAATGATTCTGAGGGAAAATGGGTAATGGATTGGGCCAGTGGAAATACCGGTTTTGCTTTGACTGGTGCAGGTACGGAAGATCCGGCATCATTTCCGACTTCTTCTTATGCGGAAGGAAAAATGGGCAAATGCGTAAAGTTGGAAACAAAGTCGACAGGGGATTTCGGTTCGAAGTTGGGTATGCCTATTGCTGCCGGTAATCTTTTTATGGGTACGTTTAGTGTAGGGAACGCATTGACCGACCCATTGAAAGCAACAATGTTCGGAGTTCCGTTCGAGCATATACCGACCTACTTGAAGGGGTATTATAAGTATAAGGCAGGTGAAGTTTATAAAGATGAGAATGGAAATATTGTAAAAGATAAAAAGGATACGTGGGATATTTATGCAATCTTTTACGAGACAGATGAAAAGACAAAAACATTGGATGCAACGAACCGTTTTGATCATCCTAATTTGATATCCATAGCTCGCATTGATGAGAAAGACCGGAAGGAAACGGATGAGTGGACGGAGTTTTATTTGCCATTTGTGACAAAGACTGGAAAAACTGTAGATAAAGATAAACTGAAAGCTGGTAAATATAATGTGGCTATTGTCTTTTCTTCCAGTATTGAAGGGGATTATTTCAGAGGTGCTGTCGGCAGTACATTGCATATCGATGAAGTGGAACTGATTCATGCAGCAGATTAA
- a CDS encoding ATP-binding protein: MTNTLHIKNELKQLTRLYAFLDQQAGTYELGELQSMQIKLALEEAVTNVIQYAYPDKKDQDIRIDMSYENKRLTIVITDTGISFNPLERQEPDLTLSLEERPTGGLGIYLVKQLMTEVSYSRSAGKNILTMAKDIC; this comes from the coding sequence ATGACAAATACGCTACATATAAAGAATGAGCTGAAACAGCTAACCCGTCTATACGCGTTTCTGGACCAGCAAGCCGGTACTTATGAACTGGGAGAACTACAGTCGATGCAAATCAAACTGGCACTCGAAGAAGCCGTGACCAACGTCATCCAGTATGCCTATCCCGACAAAAAAGACCAGGACATCCGTATCGACATGAGCTACGAGAACAAACGGCTGACAATCGTCATAACCGATACCGGCATCAGTTTCAACCCTCTCGAAAGACAGGAGCCGGACCTTACTCTCTCATTGGAAGAACGCCCGACAGGCGGCCTCGGAATTTATCTGGTCAAGCAACTGATGACGGAAGTCAGCTATAGTCGTTCAGCCGGGAAAAATATACTCACAATGGCAAAAGACATTTGTTGA